In Oncorhynchus kisutch isolate 150728-3 linkage group LG7, Okis_V2, whole genome shotgun sequence, one DNA window encodes the following:
- the LOC109883520 gene encoding M-phase inducer phosphatase 2 isoform X2 produces MLFCLTSRPDRVPGLSSMSDTVMTSPCINLFSPGPTHLLSPVTNLALNMNNLAGLGSQQCDTPKRKQRVPLLKIPSVASDCSSDAGVGMDSPSPMDPIHVEETFEKAVLHSGRVVNENMPIRRINSLPLQLLGFSPALKGPVPGSQSQHRHGAFGRLGSAHDTATSSGHSGHGGQGNKENQESFEFKKPTKPMSPCRMRSFHSEGEENKDFAPWPKDFGPALVLSPSQHLSSLGDRRPIFPHRCSLDDDGFLDILDDCEEECDMPMGMSSLLTAPLVRDRTTPGDDSPVVRCRPRGLFRSPSMPSQANRTPLKRPQDENTPVRVKRRRSLAETHGTTMDQDDSSPSKMVCSERHIQRSKSFCNHTEIEKLLDKELIGDFTKSFALSTVEGKHQDLKYISPEMMVSALSGQLHHVVERIVVIDCRYPYEFEGGHIKGALNLYQEEQVEEYLLRTPIAPLSPDHRVLLVFHCEFSSERGPRMCRFVRERDRAMNEYPNLHYPELYVLKGGYQEFFHHFRMQCEPQGYRPMHHQDFKEDLRKFRLRSSTWAGERSKRDQYSRLKKL; encoded by the exons ATGTTGTT TTGCTTGACCAGCAGACCCGACAGAGTCCCGGGCCTTTCCTCCATGTCGGACACGGTGATGACCTCGCCTTGCATCAACCTCTTCTCTCCTGGACCCACACATCTACTGTCTCCCGTCACTAATCTGGCCCTAAACATGAACAATCTAGCTGGACTTGGGAG CCAACAGTGTGATACTCCAAAGCGGAAACAACGTGTTCCCCTTCTGAAGATTCCTTCCGTCGCCTCTGACTGCTCCTCTGATGCAG GTGTTGGTATGGATTCCCCCAGCCCCATGGACCCCATCCATGTTGAGGAGAC GTTTGAGAAGGCCGTTCTCCATTCTGGAAGAGTTGTCAATGA AAACATGCCAATCCGAAGAATCAACTCTCTGCCACTGCAGCTGCTGGGCTTCAGCCCGGCTCTGAAGGGTCCGGTCCCCGGGAGCCAGAGTCAGCATCGCCATGGGGCCTTTGGACGGCTCGGTTCAGCCCACGATACAGCCACCTCCTCTGGGCACAGCGGTCACGGTGGACAGGGAAACAAGGAGAACCAGGAAAGCTTTGAGTTTAAGAAGCCCACCAAGCCCATGTCACCCTGCCGTATGAGGTCCTTCCatagtgaaggagaggagaacaaggaCTTTGCCCCCTGGCCCAAGGACTTTGGCCCAGCGCTCGTG CTATCTCCGTCCCAACACCTCAGCTCATTGGGTGACAGAAGACCCATCTTCCCGCATCGCTGCTCCCTTGACGACGACGGTTTCCTTGACATTCTGGATGACTGTGAGGAGGAGTGTGACATGCCCATGGGGATGTCCAGCCTGCTGACCGCTCCGCTTGTGAGGGACCGCACCACGCCAGGAGATGACTCG CCCGTGGTTCGTTGTCGGCCTCGGGGTCTATTCCGCTCGCCCTCCATGCCCAGCCAGGCGAACCGCACACCTCTGAAGCGCCCCCAGGATGAGAACACGCCTGTCAGAGTGAAGAGACGACGCAGCCTGGCGGAAACTCATGGCACCACCATGGACCAGGACGACAGCTCTCCCAGCAAGATG GTATGTTCTGAGCGCCACATACAACGCTCCAAATCATTCTGTAACCACACAGAGATTGAGAAGCTGCTGGACAAGGAGCTGATTGGAGATTTCACCAAATCCTTCGCCCTGTCTACCGTGGAGGGAAAACACCAGGACCTCAAATACATCAGTCCTGAGATG atgGTGTCCGCTCTGAGCGGCCAGCTGCATCATGTTGTCGAGAGGATCGTGGTGATTGACTGTCGCTACCCGTATGAGTTTGAGGGGGGCCACATCAAAGGAGCCCTGAACCTCTACCAGGAGGAGCAGGTAGAGGAGTACCTCCTACGCACCCCGATCGCCCCCCTCTCCCCTGACCACAGGGTCCTCCTCGTCTTCCACTGTGAGTTCTCCTCAGAGCGAGGGCCCAGGATGTGTCGTTTCGTACGTGAGAGGGACAGGGCGATGAACGAGTACCCTAACCTGCACTACCCAGAACTCTACGTCCTCAAGGGCGGCTACCAAGAGTTCTTCCATCACTTCCGG atgCAGTGTGAGCCCCAGGGGTACCGGCCCATGCACCACCAGGACTTTAAAGAGGACCTGAGGAAGTTCAGACTGAGGAGCAGTACCTGGGCCGGGGAGCGCAGCAAGAGAGACCAGTACAGCAGACTGAAGAAGCTGTGA
- the LOC109883520 gene encoding M-phase inducer phosphatase 2 isoform X4 produces MDLENVTKDFGPITSCLTSRPDRVPGLSSMSDTVMTSPCINLFSPGPTHLLSPVTNLALNMNNLAGLGSQQCDTPKRKQRVPLLKIPSVASDCSSDAGVGMDSPSPMDPIHVEETFEKAVLHSGRVVNENMPIRRINSLPLQLLGFSPALKGPVPGSQSQHRHGAFGRLGSAHDTATSSGHSGHGGQGNKENQESFEFKKPTKPMSPCRMRSFHSEGEENKDFAPWPKDFGPALVLSPSQHLSSLGDRRPIFPHRCSLDDDGFLDILDDCEEECDMPMGMSSLLTAPLVRDRTTPGDDSPVVRCRPRGLFRSPSMPSQANRTPLKRPQDENTPVRVKRRRSLAETHGTTMDQDDSSPSKMVCSERHIQRSKSFCNHTEIEKLLDKELIGDFTKSFALSTVEGKHQDLKYISPEMMVSALSGQLHHVVERIVVIDCRYPYEFEGGHIKGALNLYQEEQMQCEPQGYRPMHHQDFKEDLRKFRLRSSTWAGERSKRDQYSRLKKL; encoded by the exons ATGGATTTGGAAAACGTTACTAAAGATTTCGGTCCAATCACCAGTTGCTTGACCAGCAGACCCGACAGAGTCCCGGGCCTTTCCTCCATGTCGGACACGGTGATGACCTCGCCTTGCATCAACCTCTTCTCTCCTGGACCCACACATCTACTGTCTCCCGTCACTAATCTGGCCCTAAACATGAACAATCTAGCTGGACTTGGGAG CCAACAGTGTGATACTCCAAAGCGGAAACAACGTGTTCCCCTTCTGAAGATTCCTTCCGTCGCCTCTGACTGCTCCTCTGATGCAG GTGTTGGTATGGATTCCCCCAGCCCCATGGACCCCATCCATGTTGAGGAGAC GTTTGAGAAGGCCGTTCTCCATTCTGGAAGAGTTGTCAATGA AAACATGCCAATCCGAAGAATCAACTCTCTGCCACTGCAGCTGCTGGGCTTCAGCCCGGCTCTGAAGGGTCCGGTCCCCGGGAGCCAGAGTCAGCATCGCCATGGGGCCTTTGGACGGCTCGGTTCAGCCCACGATACAGCCACCTCCTCTGGGCACAGCGGTCACGGTGGACAGGGAAACAAGGAGAACCAGGAAAGCTTTGAGTTTAAGAAGCCCACCAAGCCCATGTCACCCTGCCGTATGAGGTCCTTCCatagtgaaggagaggagaacaaggaCTTTGCCCCCTGGCCCAAGGACTTTGGCCCAGCGCTCGTG CTATCTCCGTCCCAACACCTCAGCTCATTGGGTGACAGAAGACCCATCTTCCCGCATCGCTGCTCCCTTGACGACGACGGTTTCCTTGACATTCTGGATGACTGTGAGGAGGAGTGTGACATGCCCATGGGGATGTCCAGCCTGCTGACCGCTCCGCTTGTGAGGGACCGCACCACGCCAGGAGATGACTCG CCCGTGGTTCGTTGTCGGCCTCGGGGTCTATTCCGCTCGCCCTCCATGCCCAGCCAGGCGAACCGCACACCTCTGAAGCGCCCCCAGGATGAGAACACGCCTGTCAGAGTGAAGAGACGACGCAGCCTGGCGGAAACTCATGGCACCACCATGGACCAGGACGACAGCTCTCCCAGCAAGATG GTATGTTCTGAGCGCCACATACAACGCTCCAAATCATTCTGTAACCACACAGAGATTGAGAAGCTGCTGGACAAGGAGCTGATTGGAGATTTCACCAAATCCTTCGCCCTGTCTACCGTGGAGGGAAAACACCAGGACCTCAAATACATCAGTCCTGAGATG atgGTGTCCGCTCTGAGCGGCCAGCTGCATCATGTTGTCGAGAGGATCGTGGTGATTGACTGTCGCTACCCGTATGAGTTTGAGGGGGGCCACATCAAAGGAGCCCTGAACCTCTACCAGGAGGAGCAG atgCAGTGTGAGCCCCAGGGGTACCGGCCCATGCACCACCAGGACTTTAAAGAGGACCTGAGGAAGTTCAGACTGAGGAGCAGTACCTGGGCCGGGGAGCGCAGCAAGAGAGACCAGTACAGCAGACTGAAGAAGCTGTGA
- the LOC109883520 gene encoding M-phase inducer phosphatase 2 isoform X5, whose amino-acid sequence MDLENVTKDFGPITSCLTSRPDRVPGLSSMSDTVMTSPCINLFSPGPTHLLSPVTNLALNMNNLAGLGSQQCDTPKRKQRVPLLKIPSVASDCSSDAGVGMDSPSPMDPIHVEETFEKAVLHSGRVVNENMPIRRINSLPLQLLGFSPALKGPVPGSQSQHRHGAFGRLGSAHDTATSSGHSGHGGQGNKENQESFEFKKPTKPMSPCRMRSFHSEGEENKDFAPWPKDFGPALVLSPSQHLSSLGDRRPIFPHRCSLDDDGFLDILDDCEEECDMPMGMSSLLTAPLVRDRTTPGDDSPVVRCRPRGLFRSPSMPSQANRTPLKRPQDENTPVRVKRRRSLAETHGTTMDQDDSSPSKMVCSERHIQRSKSFCNHTEIEKLLDKELIGDFTKSFALSTVEGKHQDLKYISPEMMQCEPQGYRPMHHQDFKEDLRKFRLRSSTWAGERSKRDQYSRLKKL is encoded by the exons ATGGATTTGGAAAACGTTACTAAAGATTTCGGTCCAATCACCAGTTGCTTGACCAGCAGACCCGACAGAGTCCCGGGCCTTTCCTCCATGTCGGACACGGTGATGACCTCGCCTTGCATCAACCTCTTCTCTCCTGGACCCACACATCTACTGTCTCCCGTCACTAATCTGGCCCTAAACATGAACAATCTAGCTGGACTTGGGAG CCAACAGTGTGATACTCCAAAGCGGAAACAACGTGTTCCCCTTCTGAAGATTCCTTCCGTCGCCTCTGACTGCTCCTCTGATGCAG GTGTTGGTATGGATTCCCCCAGCCCCATGGACCCCATCCATGTTGAGGAGAC GTTTGAGAAGGCCGTTCTCCATTCTGGAAGAGTTGTCAATGA AAACATGCCAATCCGAAGAATCAACTCTCTGCCACTGCAGCTGCTGGGCTTCAGCCCGGCTCTGAAGGGTCCGGTCCCCGGGAGCCAGAGTCAGCATCGCCATGGGGCCTTTGGACGGCTCGGTTCAGCCCACGATACAGCCACCTCCTCTGGGCACAGCGGTCACGGTGGACAGGGAAACAAGGAGAACCAGGAAAGCTTTGAGTTTAAGAAGCCCACCAAGCCCATGTCACCCTGCCGTATGAGGTCCTTCCatagtgaaggagaggagaacaaggaCTTTGCCCCCTGGCCCAAGGACTTTGGCCCAGCGCTCGTG CTATCTCCGTCCCAACACCTCAGCTCATTGGGTGACAGAAGACCCATCTTCCCGCATCGCTGCTCCCTTGACGACGACGGTTTCCTTGACATTCTGGATGACTGTGAGGAGGAGTGTGACATGCCCATGGGGATGTCCAGCCTGCTGACCGCTCCGCTTGTGAGGGACCGCACCACGCCAGGAGATGACTCG CCCGTGGTTCGTTGTCGGCCTCGGGGTCTATTCCGCTCGCCCTCCATGCCCAGCCAGGCGAACCGCACACCTCTGAAGCGCCCCCAGGATGAGAACACGCCTGTCAGAGTGAAGAGACGACGCAGCCTGGCGGAAACTCATGGCACCACCATGGACCAGGACGACAGCTCTCCCAGCAAGATG GTATGTTCTGAGCGCCACATACAACGCTCCAAATCATTCTGTAACCACACAGAGATTGAGAAGCTGCTGGACAAGGAGCTGATTGGAGATTTCACCAAATCCTTCGCCCTGTCTACCGTGGAGGGAAAACACCAGGACCTCAAATACATCAGTCCTGAGATG atgCAGTGTGAGCCCCAGGGGTACCGGCCCATGCACCACCAGGACTTTAAAGAGGACCTGAGGAAGTTCAGACTGAGGAGCAGTACCTGGGCCGGGGAGCGCAGCAAGAGAGACCAGTACAGCAGACTGAAGAAGCTGTGA
- the LOC109883520 gene encoding M-phase inducer phosphatase 2 isoform X1, with translation MDLENVTKDFGPITSCLTSRPDRVPGLSSMSDTVMTSPCINLFSPGPTHLLSPVTNLALNMNNLAGLGSQQCDTPKRKQRVPLLKIPSVASDCSSDAGVGMDSPSPMDPIHVEETFEKAVLHSGRVVNENMPIRRINSLPLQLLGFSPALKGPVPGSQSQHRHGAFGRLGSAHDTATSSGHSGHGGQGNKENQESFEFKKPTKPMSPCRMRSFHSEGEENKDFAPWPKDFGPALVLSPSQHLSSLGDRRPIFPHRCSLDDDGFLDILDDCEEECDMPMGMSSLLTAPLVRDRTTPGDDSPVVRCRPRGLFRSPSMPSQANRTPLKRPQDENTPVRVKRRRSLAETHGTTMDQDDSSPSKMVCSERHIQRSKSFCNHTEIEKLLDKELIGDFTKSFALSTVEGKHQDLKYISPEMMVSALSGQLHHVVERIVVIDCRYPYEFEGGHIKGALNLYQEEQVEEYLLRTPIAPLSPDHRVLLVFHCEFSSERGPRMCRFVRERDRAMNEYPNLHYPELYVLKGGYQEFFHHFRMQCEPQGYRPMHHQDFKEDLRKFRLRSSTWAGERSKRDQYSRLKKL, from the exons ATGGATTTGGAAAACGTTACTAAAGATTTCGGTCCAATCACCAGTTGCTTGACCAGCAGACCCGACAGAGTCCCGGGCCTTTCCTCCATGTCGGACACGGTGATGACCTCGCCTTGCATCAACCTCTTCTCTCCTGGACCCACACATCTACTGTCTCCCGTCACTAATCTGGCCCTAAACATGAACAATCTAGCTGGACTTGGGAG CCAACAGTGTGATACTCCAAAGCGGAAACAACGTGTTCCCCTTCTGAAGATTCCTTCCGTCGCCTCTGACTGCTCCTCTGATGCAG GTGTTGGTATGGATTCCCCCAGCCCCATGGACCCCATCCATGTTGAGGAGAC GTTTGAGAAGGCCGTTCTCCATTCTGGAAGAGTTGTCAATGA AAACATGCCAATCCGAAGAATCAACTCTCTGCCACTGCAGCTGCTGGGCTTCAGCCCGGCTCTGAAGGGTCCGGTCCCCGGGAGCCAGAGTCAGCATCGCCATGGGGCCTTTGGACGGCTCGGTTCAGCCCACGATACAGCCACCTCCTCTGGGCACAGCGGTCACGGTGGACAGGGAAACAAGGAGAACCAGGAAAGCTTTGAGTTTAAGAAGCCCACCAAGCCCATGTCACCCTGCCGTATGAGGTCCTTCCatagtgaaggagaggagaacaaggaCTTTGCCCCCTGGCCCAAGGACTTTGGCCCAGCGCTCGTG CTATCTCCGTCCCAACACCTCAGCTCATTGGGTGACAGAAGACCCATCTTCCCGCATCGCTGCTCCCTTGACGACGACGGTTTCCTTGACATTCTGGATGACTGTGAGGAGGAGTGTGACATGCCCATGGGGATGTCCAGCCTGCTGACCGCTCCGCTTGTGAGGGACCGCACCACGCCAGGAGATGACTCG CCCGTGGTTCGTTGTCGGCCTCGGGGTCTATTCCGCTCGCCCTCCATGCCCAGCCAGGCGAACCGCACACCTCTGAAGCGCCCCCAGGATGAGAACACGCCTGTCAGAGTGAAGAGACGACGCAGCCTGGCGGAAACTCATGGCACCACCATGGACCAGGACGACAGCTCTCCCAGCAAGATG GTATGTTCTGAGCGCCACATACAACGCTCCAAATCATTCTGTAACCACACAGAGATTGAGAAGCTGCTGGACAAGGAGCTGATTGGAGATTTCACCAAATCCTTCGCCCTGTCTACCGTGGAGGGAAAACACCAGGACCTCAAATACATCAGTCCTGAGATG atgGTGTCCGCTCTGAGCGGCCAGCTGCATCATGTTGTCGAGAGGATCGTGGTGATTGACTGTCGCTACCCGTATGAGTTTGAGGGGGGCCACATCAAAGGAGCCCTGAACCTCTACCAGGAGGAGCAGGTAGAGGAGTACCTCCTACGCACCCCGATCGCCCCCCTCTCCCCTGACCACAGGGTCCTCCTCGTCTTCCACTGTGAGTTCTCCTCAGAGCGAGGGCCCAGGATGTGTCGTTTCGTACGTGAGAGGGACAGGGCGATGAACGAGTACCCTAACCTGCACTACCCAGAACTCTACGTCCTCAAGGGCGGCTACCAAGAGTTCTTCCATCACTTCCGG atgCAGTGTGAGCCCCAGGGGTACCGGCCCATGCACCACCAGGACTTTAAAGAGGACCTGAGGAAGTTCAGACTGAGGAGCAGTACCTGGGCCGGGGAGCGCAGCAAGAGAGACCAGTACAGCAGACTGAAGAAGCTGTGA
- the LOC109883520 gene encoding M-phase inducer phosphatase 2 isoform X3, giving the protein MSDTVMTSPCINLFSPGPTHLLSPVTNLALNMNNLAGLGSQQCDTPKRKQRVPLLKIPSVASDCSSDAGVGMDSPSPMDPIHVEETFEKAVLHSGRVVNENMPIRRINSLPLQLLGFSPALKGPVPGSQSQHRHGAFGRLGSAHDTATSSGHSGHGGQGNKENQESFEFKKPTKPMSPCRMRSFHSEGEENKDFAPWPKDFGPALVLSPSQHLSSLGDRRPIFPHRCSLDDDGFLDILDDCEEECDMPMGMSSLLTAPLVRDRTTPGDDSPVVRCRPRGLFRSPSMPSQANRTPLKRPQDENTPVRVKRRRSLAETHGTTMDQDDSSPSKMVCSERHIQRSKSFCNHTEIEKLLDKELIGDFTKSFALSTVEGKHQDLKYISPEMMVSALSGQLHHVVERIVVIDCRYPYEFEGGHIKGALNLYQEEQVEEYLLRTPIAPLSPDHRVLLVFHCEFSSERGPRMCRFVRERDRAMNEYPNLHYPELYVLKGGYQEFFHHFRMQCEPQGYRPMHHQDFKEDLRKFRLRSSTWAGERSKRDQYSRLKKL; this is encoded by the exons ATGTCGGACACGGTGATGACCTCGCCTTGCATCAACCTCTTCTCTCCTGGACCCACACATCTACTGTCTCCCGTCACTAATCTGGCCCTAAACATGAACAATCTAGCTGGACTTGGGAG CCAACAGTGTGATACTCCAAAGCGGAAACAACGTGTTCCCCTTCTGAAGATTCCTTCCGTCGCCTCTGACTGCTCCTCTGATGCAG GTGTTGGTATGGATTCCCCCAGCCCCATGGACCCCATCCATGTTGAGGAGAC GTTTGAGAAGGCCGTTCTCCATTCTGGAAGAGTTGTCAATGA AAACATGCCAATCCGAAGAATCAACTCTCTGCCACTGCAGCTGCTGGGCTTCAGCCCGGCTCTGAAGGGTCCGGTCCCCGGGAGCCAGAGTCAGCATCGCCATGGGGCCTTTGGACGGCTCGGTTCAGCCCACGATACAGCCACCTCCTCTGGGCACAGCGGTCACGGTGGACAGGGAAACAAGGAGAACCAGGAAAGCTTTGAGTTTAAGAAGCCCACCAAGCCCATGTCACCCTGCCGTATGAGGTCCTTCCatagtgaaggagaggagaacaaggaCTTTGCCCCCTGGCCCAAGGACTTTGGCCCAGCGCTCGTG CTATCTCCGTCCCAACACCTCAGCTCATTGGGTGACAGAAGACCCATCTTCCCGCATCGCTGCTCCCTTGACGACGACGGTTTCCTTGACATTCTGGATGACTGTGAGGAGGAGTGTGACATGCCCATGGGGATGTCCAGCCTGCTGACCGCTCCGCTTGTGAGGGACCGCACCACGCCAGGAGATGACTCG CCCGTGGTTCGTTGTCGGCCTCGGGGTCTATTCCGCTCGCCCTCCATGCCCAGCCAGGCGAACCGCACACCTCTGAAGCGCCCCCAGGATGAGAACACGCCTGTCAGAGTGAAGAGACGACGCAGCCTGGCGGAAACTCATGGCACCACCATGGACCAGGACGACAGCTCTCCCAGCAAGATG GTATGTTCTGAGCGCCACATACAACGCTCCAAATCATTCTGTAACCACACAGAGATTGAGAAGCTGCTGGACAAGGAGCTGATTGGAGATTTCACCAAATCCTTCGCCCTGTCTACCGTGGAGGGAAAACACCAGGACCTCAAATACATCAGTCCTGAGATG atgGTGTCCGCTCTGAGCGGCCAGCTGCATCATGTTGTCGAGAGGATCGTGGTGATTGACTGTCGCTACCCGTATGAGTTTGAGGGGGGCCACATCAAAGGAGCCCTGAACCTCTACCAGGAGGAGCAGGTAGAGGAGTACCTCCTACGCACCCCGATCGCCCCCCTCTCCCCTGACCACAGGGTCCTCCTCGTCTTCCACTGTGAGTTCTCCTCAGAGCGAGGGCCCAGGATGTGTCGTTTCGTACGTGAGAGGGACAGGGCGATGAACGAGTACCCTAACCTGCACTACCCAGAACTCTACGTCCTCAAGGGCGGCTACCAAGAGTTCTTCCATCACTTCCGG atgCAGTGTGAGCCCCAGGGGTACCGGCCCATGCACCACCAGGACTTTAAAGAGGACCTGAGGAAGTTCAGACTGAGGAGCAGTACCTGGGCCGGGGAGCGCAGCAAGAGAGACCAGTACAGCAGACTGAAGAAGCTGTGA